In the Lagenorhynchus albirostris chromosome 16, mLagAlb1.1, whole genome shotgun sequence genome, TTATATTATTCATGTCATTACAATAGAAATTTAAGTCCCACTTAAAGTAGCATGTAGAAACACTGACTGCCTTCACCTCTGACCTCCACTTGAGGGTTTAGGATCCAATGTGATTGCTGTCTAAGGAACATTCCTCCTCTACCCTGCCACCAGAATTCTTTCTAAAACACCTTTGCACTTTGACTGCAAATAAACCTAAACCAAATGCAGGCCTGTGTGGTATCATTTATGAAACCAATCTCTcctcagattttcttttcctgcccttatttttcctttcatctgaTGACCTCAACCTCTTATCTCCTTGAGCAGGTCTTTTTGTAAGTTATTTCAACTCCTTTGTGGATCAGGCTGAATATAAATAAACATAGCCCACTGATGACTTTCCACTGCCTGTGGGTTGAGGTGGAAACTCCTTGTTGTAACATTTAGAACCTTTCATCTGGTCCCAGCCACCTTTCTAGACTTGTCTTCCAACCCTGTCCCCATGTAACTTAAGTCAAATTCTTACCAGAATAGTATATTTCCTGAATATCTATATTTCTCTCTTAATCTGTTATCCTCTGAGATCCAGACACATCACCTGCTCCTCTCCCCACCATCCAGAAAGCCAGAGGTAATGCTTGTACATTTATAAGTAACCTTTAATTTAACCTTTAATTAAGGTTTCATCCTCATAAGCAATCATGTGTACAATTCTGTATATGTTTCATCACTAGCTATGAAGCCCTTTGTGGTTTAATAGTTTGCATAGGATTGGAAAAACCCATACTTGACATGTCAAATGTGTGAGTATCCACATGGAATGGCTTCTTGTTATCCTGAGAATGTTAGTTTATTATAGGATCAGAGACACTGGAAGTTAAACATGCAAGttaggttattttaaaaacttgggaTCATTAATGAAAAATTGCCTGCTATGGTTATCACTGTCCTTTTACCACTACCAAGCCCTACCTGGTCTATGCCTATGGACTGAAATTATGAGTGATGCATAGTCAGTTCGTATACTGACTTACATTTGTGACTAAAATTACTAGTAACTTACTAAGTTACTTGGGGATTATAAACTAGATATTCATAAACTACATGTCACTACCAAAGTTCACCGAGGTCTCTAGTTGAATGACAACTCTGGCCACCATGCAGTACTTGGCATTGGTGTCAGGTTTCTGCAATTTCCACAGTTTGGGGAAAGGATACTTTATTTGTGCACCATCTTAGATTGGCTGGAATGGAGTTTTcagttgttcttgtttttaaattatctattaCTGTTAGTTTAACGTCGtgatcaatttattttattgaagtttatttGATTTAATCCGTGTAGTAGTATGTAGTTCTTTTGGCTCATTTTCCAGGAACTAGGATTTGCATTTGCTGTGTTCAAATGTGAACTGTTTACCACCTGTTACTAAAAGAGTCAGATACCGCCTCCCTTTGTTCTACTGACCCCACCCCTTTTTCCCTGAGAGAGAATTGCTTTTACATTGTTCCTCTTCCACTGGAGAGTGGGAAAGTGTGAGATAGGTGTCCCCCAGGGTCTCAGCTCCTCCCAAGTAGGCACTGGTCAAACGAGTTCAAGCTATCAGCTCTTCACTAGGGTCAGGAATCAGAGAGACTGGCCCTTAGTAGCCCACTGCaatctctcctccctccagtCTAACTTTACTACAACAGAAGTGCTTAGGATGCTTATAAACTGGTAGCCTGTTTTCAGTATCTAATGTCTGTTTTAAATTTGTGGAGTTCATTCTAGTGTTTCTTACACTCTGTCGTCTTATATTTGGATTCCGATGTCAGCTCTCCAGTTAGTTATCATAAACTTTATTCAAATAGTGCTTCTCTCCTCACAGAATGgatgtccccctcccccagctgctccCTGCTTTGGGATGGGCAGCCTGTTGTGTAAAAGTGAGAAACAACTTACAGCTGACAGGACTGGGTGACGGCTGTATTTCAGTTATTAAATAGGTTGGAAGGCTTTGGGGAGTTTGGCTAAAAATGGAGCACAGCTTGTAAGTTCAGGTACTAATGCATATCCTGCTGCCTGGGTGTACATACTATTAGAGGTAGGAAGAAAGGGCCTACAGATTGGGGAGAGGCGTGTAGTGTTTTAGAGCAGGGATTATAGGAAATCTATATGGATATAGGTTCGAATCTCGTCGGCAATATGAATTTCAACAACTTGAACTTGAGTCTCAAGTTActtctctataaaataaaaatagacaccttacaaagttgttgtgaggatcaagtgGGGTAATATGTTTAAAAGCATGTATgaaattgacacataaaagttAGCATTGTAATGATTAATTCCTCCATAAGTGTTCTATAATCTTCACTGGCTCCCTAGCCCCAAAGGTTTTGGCTCATTCCAGAAAAGACTGATTTATCCTGGGAAATTCTCAAACTCTAACTCTTTGACATGTATACCCTGGCTTCCCTTGCCTTCTGTGATCAGCATTGAACTTGTAGAGAGCATGGAAACAGTCTTAAACATGAGGCTTTTGATAATTTGCTCAAGGTATTGTGTAACTAAGATTTTGGAGTCAAGATGAAGCCAAAGTGAGATTATAGGCTTTTAATAGTAAAAATTTGTGACAAGAACTTGTTTCTCCTTGCTCACCAATACTGGGTTGACAAAGCTTTTTACTATTTGATGGGTGAAAAACTGTATTTCACAGATGATTTTGTTGATATATCAATTTTTAGTGAGATtagaaccttttttctttttcctatgaaTTGTCTCTTCTGGTTCctaacccattttttaattagatagATAGTCTTATACATTTGTGAGAGTTCTTGGTAAATATTAAGGATGACTTTTTTCCTACTTAGTAATAAAAGACTAGAATGTGGGTTGGCAGAGATTACAGTGACATCTGATCCATGCCCTGCTACCACATATCTGCCATTCACTCCTGGCTTTGAAAATGTGCTGGTTTCCATGGCTGATCTGAACATTTCCTATAAAGACAACCTGATGTTTTGTTTCTGTGGCCCCTAATTCTTTGTTTTCTGGGAAGCAGATGAGAATTTCCTGTGCCTTTATTTCCTGTTTGGGGGCCTTTATCAATATAATCACATGGCTTCTGGTATTTCCTTTCAATTGAAGAAACTGATCTTTGTGATCTGTATGTGGTATTAACGGATAGTAGATTTAAAATAGTCACACACATAGCGTTCAGCACAATAAAAACTGGATATGAATGCAGGTACTCATTGACGCTGTCACACTTTTTGAAATCCTTTAATATCCATGTATCTGAGTGTATTACTATATATAATGAAAAGGTTCCAAAAAAacttaaacattaattaaaatccCAAGTACGGTTATTTATGCAGCATGCAGgttattttttatctttgcaAATCAAGATGCAAAGGCTTTCATGCTTGTAATAGCCAagtactttataaatataaaaacccCATGGATGCTTAATAATATAAAAGTTTGTCTATTCTGGTAGTTGTTGTCCTCATTTAACCTGGTGTAGTACTTTGGTCTAGAAGCACAGATTTGGGAATTCAGACATAAATAAGTCTTCCATTTTGGGTTTGACTCAACTTAATTGACTTTAAATGAATTGGCCAACCTTGCTACCTTGGTTTCTTGAGCTGTGAAATTGGTCATATACAACTGTTTTCTATGTTGAAAGTTTCAAGGAGATAATATGAAACATTCTTGATCCTTGAATTAAACAGTGGATTGTGGTATATTAATTTCTTCAAAGGAACGTCAAGCATGATATAAAAAAactcattaattttttacaataCTCCTTTGAAGTATACTGCCAGTATTGCTGCTTCTACACAAATAGAGTACTTTGAAAGTCTTAATGATTCATCCAGAGGGACTGAACTAAATTCCTAGGTCATTCTCCTTCTGAAGAATTCCATTCGGTTATACTGCGAACAGTGGGTTCATCTCCTATATTTATGCAGTGATCATGCTGGATGACTGTCATTAAGATCACGTTAGTGCTTTCAGCTGTACTAATAAATGCCTCTGGCAAAACTTGTGAAATTTATCTTTATGTGATTTGAATTGGGAAGGACTATCTAGATTCTTGAAAAGTCTGAATTATGTAAGTTTTTTGGATCATCTCTTACCTGCAGCGATGTTAAGAGTAGTTTAAATCTAACAAAGTTCAAATTTTCTGGAGTGGGAGCGAAATTTTAAACTCCTCTGGGACTAGACTCTTCTTAAAGTTATGAGCTTAGAGTCTCTTGGCATGGGAGACAAAACTTTCTACTCTCGTTCACCCTCCCTAAGCAAAGACCAGGGTAGTTAGAAGTACTTTTTCCCCAGCCCCTAAGGCAGGCTGACTTGAACAAACCTCACTGACTCCATTATGTGGAACATCTGGGCTGAGTGATTCTGGCCACTACCATTTGTTGTCAGAACTTCAATGTGTGGTGTAAACCCATTCCTTCTGGAAGAGAAACTTCACAGGGAAACTCATTTGGTTTCTTCTGGTTTGGTAGTCTTCGTGGTCTTCCccccaaaatgtttttaaatggataaaattgtaagatttctaaagaaatcaaatatatttaaatagttatcaaaatagtagaacaaaaaatttatatagtaatatataacaTATTCTAACTAATTATGAGCAAGTGCAAAAGCTATTGTGAGAAATCTATAATAATTGCAATATAATATGACTATTTTATACCTTAATGTAAAATAGAACATAATGCTAGGAGGTAGAAAGCTTCAGTTTTAATTTCCCTTCTTCTATGGATAATCAtggaacaaagacccaaagaGATTTGACGATAACTCTTTTGGTTCTGTTGCTGCATTTGGAAAATCATAATAGTACTTGATAGCTTGAGTTTTCTCCAGCCATAACTTTTAGAAACATCTAAAGTGAATGATTTATATATAGTAAATGCTTGCTTGGAAATTAAAGTGTGAGATGGTACATAATCCATAGAAAAATTATTCAGGGGCTGGAGAGGGCATTTTATTCCTCAGCTGTGCATATGGATGAGTATTTCCTGAAAAGAAGTTAATGCCTTCAAATAATGACATTCAGCCATCAGAGCAGCTTTACTCCTATTCTGCTTTGAGTAAGGGGATATAAAAGTGGTATAAAATATCCTCCCTTTTCTTAATAACAGACTTGGctaggtttttgttttgaatttagaAGAGGAGGAATAGGATTTTTTGTATAATGAGAATGCTTATGTTAGATATTCACccagtttttttcctctaatctATTTGTATCTCTCTGGAATTGAGATTATGCTGAAAATATGCTGAGATGAAACACTTGAAGCTTAGCTATTTTTGATTTTAGATAACTATGACATTAAATTCTTTAAACTTTCTTCTGTTctaacataattttcttttaccAACTACCGCCTGACCCCCAAAAGAAAGTTCCTGAAAAGATTCAGCTGGTGAGATGATGGAGTTATTTTTTCATTGGCACATAGGACTGTTTTCATTACACAGTAGGACATATATCAAAATGTTTAcacattctggtttttttttggtttcttttaggggagggtgaagggtgggGAACAGAGGCACTAGGAGAGAAAACATGTAGACATGAGAGCCACAGAGTTCTGGCACAATTGTATCTGCCCAAAGTAGGGAAAAAATATCTTTGGATCTAAATCTTTGCACTAGGACAGCAGATCCCATTTACGTGACTAGACTTATATTGATCACTCGCCTAacattttctctctcactcttattttcctttgcttataaggtaaatttgaagaaaaagaagatagtGTGCCTAAGCTGGAGCAGCTCAACAGCCTGGGTTGTATGACTAATATGAATCTagtattaacaaaacaaaatttgcTACATATGGAACTATTATTATTAGAAACCTTTCAGTGGAACCTCTGCCTTCCAACAGCTGCCCATTTCATTGAGTATTATCTCTCCGAAGCTGTGCATGAAACCGATCTTCATGACGGCTGGCCAATGATTTGCTTGGAAAAAACTAAACTCTACATGGCCAAGTATGCAGATTACTTCCTGGAAGTATCTTTGCAAGGTGAGTCATTGTAGATGCCAGTAAGTGACTTGTGAGCTTGTGACTTGCGCATTCTGTTGCTTAGGTTCATTTTTGGTGTCTCCACAGATTATGCCTTTCTAAATTATGCACCTTCTTTAGTAGCTGCAGCATGTGTGGCTTCTTCAAGGATTATACTTCGTCTTTCTCCAACGTGGCCTACAAGACTGCATCGTCTTACTGCTTACTCCTGGGATTTCTTAGTTCAGTGCATTGAACGGCTATTGATGTAAGCCTCTTTGTTCTTGTGTTTGTAATTTCTTATTAACATTCTTCATGTATAAGGGGCCCTGGGAACAAGTTCTCAAAGGCCCAGAGCTTTTAGGATACTGGCTCTGACAGCTGCCTGCTGCCATGAGCAAGCCCCTGTATGAGCAGTACTTGGTGGAAGGGGAATTCCTTTTGGCTGTTACCCAGGTAGAGGTTGTCATTGCTAGTATGATTCGGGGTACATAATAAGGAAAGGAGGTGCTCTTGCGTGAGCCCACAACTCTGAGATCATCCAGGCAAATCTTGCCTCATTCCCACATCTTTGAATTGTGGGACCATCAGGATGTCACCAAAGTGGCAGTCATATTTAAGTACTTATTGTGGACATAGCTCCTAAGCTGAAAATAGCCCTTAAAGCTACCAGCAGCCAGTTCCCAAGGGCTCTACCAAGGAAAGGAGCTTTTAGAAAGCTAAGAATGAGATCTTTCTGTTGAAATTATGGTTGCAGTGACTGCTACCTGGGCAGTGGGGCAGTCCAATGAGTCAGCTGTTAAGGAGTTGGGTGTGGTGCATGGCTTTCCTGCAAATTTTTCTCAAGTTAACATTATTAAcagtttcctttctctccatGTTGCAGCGCTCATGACAATGATGtgaaagaagcaaacaaacagagaggacAGGCAGGACCTCAGCCAGCACAACTAAGTGTGTTCCAGACAGCCTCCCAGCCCTCTCGGGCAGTTCACTTTCAGCAGCCTCAGTATCTCCATCAGACGCATCAGACCTCGCTGCAGTATCGCCATCCTGTATCGGAACAACCAAGCTGTCAGCAGATTGTATCTACCACACACACCTCATCTTACACACTACCGACATGTCCTGCTGGCTTCCAAACTAGTGTTCAGGGCCTTGGGCACGTGCAGACTGGTGTTGGGATGTCACTGGCAATACCAGTAGAAGTTAAGCCCTGTCTTAATGTTTCTTATAACCGGAGTTACCAGATAAATGAACATTACCCTTGCATTACTCCATGCTTTGAAAGGTGATTTTATGAGAAGGTAAGACTGGTAACCCAGACTGTTTGTGACTCAAAGCTCTGGGGCAAGCTTTTTGTAAACTTCTCTTCAAAAGGAAAGGGATCCAAATGGCATCAGAACTCTTCCGACACCAGCACCAGGAAGACTGAATATCCCTTCCAATGCACCATGAATATCTGGGAGGACTAAGCTAACACTGCAAACACTTTAACAGTGTGTATGTCAAATGCTGTTAAAATACATCCTTATATGACACAAATTTTAAAGCCCCAACTGATGGtccaaatatttcaaaaacattcaACACAAGAGAAAACCTGGACAGACTTCAATTTGCCGTTTTGTGATTTGACCTGTGGTGGCCTCTGGGCCTAAAGTTGGCTTATATGTCAGAAACTAATGTTTATCTGTGGACTTGCCAAACAGTCTTCTTATGAAGGAAAGTTACAGTATTAATTTTTGAAGAGGTCCTTTTTTTTA is a window encoding:
- the CCNJ gene encoding cyclin-J isoform X1, which translates into the protein MELEGQWWRGQLAADIHQALRYKELKLPSYKGQSPQLSLRRYFADLIAIVSNRFTLCPSARHLAVYLLDLFMDRYDISIQQLHLVALSCLLLASKFEEKEDSVPKLEQLNSLGCMTNMNLVLTKQNLLHMELLLLETFQWNLCLPTAAHFIEYYLSEAVHETDLHDGWPMICLEKTKLYMAKYADYFLEVSLQDYAFLNYAPSLVAAACVASSRIILRLSPTWPTRLHRLTAYSWDFLVQCIERLLIAHDNDVKEANKQRGQAGPQPAQLSVFQTASQPSRAVHFQQPQYLHQTHQTSLQYRHPVSEQPSCQQIVSTTHTSSYTLPTCPAGFQTSVQGLGHVQTGVGMSLAIPVEVKPCLNVSYNRSYQINEHYPCITPCFER
- the CCNJ gene encoding cyclin-J isoform X2, whose product is MELEGQWWRGQLAADIHQALRYKELKLPSYKGQSPQLSLRRYFADLIAIVSNRFTLCPSARHLAVYLLDLFMDRYDISIQQLHLVALSCLLLASKFEEKEDSVPKLEQLNSLGCMTNMNLVLTKQNLLHMELLLLETFQWNLCLPTAAHFIEYYLSEAVHETDLHDGWPMICLEKTKLYMAKYADYFLEVSLQVAAACVASSRIILRLSPTWPTRLHRLTAYSWDFLVQCIERLLIAHDNDVKEANKQRGQAGPQPAQLSVFQTASQPSRAVHFQQPQYLHQTHQTSLQYRHPVSEQPSCQQIVSTTHTSSYTLPTCPAGFQTSVQGLGHVQTGVGMSLAIPVEVKPCLNVSYNRSYQINEHYPCITPCFER
- the CCNJ gene encoding cyclin-J isoform X3 — translated: MELEGQWWRGQLAADIHQALRYKELKLPSYKGQSPQLSLRRYFADLIAIVSNRFTLCPSARHLAVYLLDLFMDRYDISIQQLHLVALSCLLLASKFEEKEDSVPKLEQLNSLGCMTNMNLVLTKQNLLHMELLLLETFQWNLCLPTAAHFIEYYLSEAVHETDLHDGWPMICLEKTKLYMAKYADYFLEVSLQAAACVASSRIILRLSPTWPTRLHRLTAYSWDFLVQCIERLLIAHDNDVKEANKQRGQAGPQPAQLSVFQTASQPSRAVHFQQPQYLHQTHQTSLQYRHPVSEQPSCQQIVSTTHTSSYTLPTCPAGFQTSVQGLGHVQTGVGMSLAIPVEVKPCLNVSYNRSYQINEHYPCITPCFER